In one window of Nitrospirota bacterium DNA:
- a CDS encoding Crp/Fnr family transcriptional regulator: protein MAENNPSSSKLWYLKHIRLFSGLSQVEMQEMERITRMEEVKKRQPLYLPGDPSSNVYLLKQGRVKIANTAPSGKEVTFDILEPGEVFGELDVLDDSPRTTTAEALDDTLICVIRREDFERYLSRHPNLTVQLTKLIGLRLRKIQSRVEDLVFRDVPARLAHLLFELSKTDGDSDGSGIRIRAKLTHQEMANLIGCSRETVSATLGLFREEGLIRMAGRSITIVDVQRLSQRLA from the coding sequence ATGGCCGAGAACAACCCCTCATCGAGCAAGCTCTGGTACCTGAAGCATATCCGCCTCTTCTCCGGCCTGAGCCAGGTCGAAATGCAGGAAATGGAACGGATCACCCGGATGGAGGAGGTCAAGAAACGTCAACCGTTGTATCTCCCGGGCGATCCGAGCAGCAATGTCTACCTGCTCAAGCAAGGACGGGTCAAAATCGCCAATACCGCTCCCAGCGGGAAAGAAGTCACCTTCGACATCCTGGAACCGGGAGAAGTATTCGGAGAGCTTGACGTCTTGGACGATTCGCCGCGCACGACGACCGCCGAAGCGCTCGATGACACGCTGATCTGCGTCATCCGTCGGGAAGACTTCGAGCGCTATCTGAGCCGGCATCCGAACCTCACGGTGCAGTTGACCAAGCTCATCGGTCTCCGGCTCAGGAAGATCCAAAGTCGAGTGGAGGATTTGGTCTTCCGGGATGTCCCGGCCCGTCTCGCCCATCTCCTGTTCGAATTGAGCAAGACGGACGGGGATTCGGATGGCTCCGGCATCCGAATCCGGGCCAAGCTCACGCACCAGGAGATGGCGAACCTGATCGGATGCAGCCGCGAGACGGTCAGTGCGACCCTCGGCCTGTTTCGGGAGGAGGGGCTTATTCGGATGGCTGGCCGGTCCATCACGATCGTCGACGTCCAGCGGCTGTCCCAACGTCTCGCCTAA
- a CDS encoding VOC family protein — MQRITPFLWFDHQAEEAAKFYASIFNNSTIGPVTRYGDDGPKPKGTVMTVPFQLDGQAFVALNGGPEFRFTEAVSFVVNCETQEEIDWFWEKLSEGGQIVECGWIKDKFGVSWQIVPTVLSQMLQDKDPEKTNRVIKSVLNMKKLDVARLQQAYERA; from the coding sequence ATGCAAAGAATCACCCCGTTCTTATGGTTCGACCATCAAGCCGAAGAGGCGGCGAAGTTTTATGCCTCGATTTTTAACAATTCGACGATCGGGCCCGTCACTCGTTATGGGGACGACGGGCCAAAACCGAAGGGAACGGTTATGACCGTTCCATTTCAGCTCGATGGGCAGGCCTTCGTCGCTTTGAACGGCGGGCCGGAATTCAGATTCACCGAGGCCGTCTCGTTCGTGGTGAACTGCGAGACACAGGAAGAAATCGACTGGTTTTGGGAGAAGCTGTCCGAGGGTGGGCAGATCGTCGAATGCGGCTGGATCAAAGACAAATTTGGGGTATCGTGGCAGATCGTCCCGACAGTGTTGAGCCAGATGTTGCAGGACAAAGATCCGGAGAAGACCAATCGAGTCATCAAGTCCGTCCTGAACATGAAGAAACTCGACGTGGCGCGCCTGCAACAAGCGTATGAGCGAGCATAG
- a CDS encoding nuclear transport factor 2 family protein gives MTAQEIGNELVALCRQGKNMEAIEKFYSPAIESVEALDHPQVGKVQKGLDAVKGKNRWWVDNHQIHKAEAGGPFVNGDRFIVHFTYEVTPKQTGQRMTMSETGLYQVRDGKIVKEEFFYAMCK, from the coding sequence GTGACGGCTCAGGAAATCGGGAACGAACTGGTGGCCCTGTGCCGGCAGGGCAAGAACATGGAGGCCATCGAGAAATTCTACAGCCCCGCCATCGAAAGCGTGGAGGCCCTCGACCATCCCCAGGTCGGGAAAGTGCAGAAAGGCCTCGACGCGGTCAAGGGGAAGAACCGCTGGTGGGTGGACAATCACCAGATCCACAAGGCCGAGGCCGGCGGGCCGTTCGTCAACGGCGACCGGTTCATCGTCCACTTCACCTACGAGGTGACGCCCAAGCAGACGGGCCAGCGCATGACGATGTCGGAAACGGGGCTGTACCAGGTGCGGGACGGGAAGATCGTCAAGGAGGAATTCTTCTATGCGATGTGCAAATGA
- a CDS encoding serine/threonine protein kinase yields MNQSEPSRTLRLPTDEAPVGAQADPQASVRALPAGTTLHEYRILSVLGSGGFGMTYLAQDLNLDCKVAIKEFFPPSLVTRTRDQAVHPQASAWCGPFRTGLKQFMAEARTLASFRHPNIVRVRRFFETNGTAYMVMEYEEGESLFRWVTGRGCPDRRTVLEIVMQLLNGLEAVHAAGFLHLDMKPSNIVIRPDGSSVLLDFGAARRLTTDGGRLITTILTPGYAPYEQYHDEGRLGPWNDLYSLGAVMYYMVTGRKPVDAPARITTDPLLPATAAANLKEYGAGLLTAIDWALDPDDQRRPQHVAEFRNALLDDDPSLTGGFAAPARAPFDQAPPGTLEAPLARHVGQQAKGVMSGAARTAPHLGERCRTPERTAPERESQRTFRLTTLRLRMKAAGEKPGSRPAVWPPPYQVEPSSGKGPLKDRA; encoded by the coding sequence ATGAATCAATCGGAACCCTCGCGCACGCTTCGCCTCCCGACGGACGAAGCTCCCGTGGGCGCCCAGGCGGACCCCCAGGCATCGGTCCGCGCACTGCCGGCCGGCACGACCCTGCACGAGTACCGCATCCTCTCGGTGCTGGGAAGCGGGGGGTTCGGCATGACCTACCTGGCCCAGGACCTCAACCTGGACTGCAAGGTCGCGATCAAAGAATTTTTCCCGCCCAGCCTCGTGACGCGCACCCGCGATCAGGCCGTGCATCCCCAGGCCAGCGCGTGGTGCGGCCCCTTCCGGACCGGGCTGAAGCAGTTTATGGCCGAGGCGCGGACGCTGGCTTCGTTCCGGCACCCGAACATCGTGCGCGTCCGCCGCTTCTTCGAAACCAACGGTACGGCCTACATGGTCATGGAGTATGAAGAGGGCGAATCGCTCTTCCGGTGGGTAACGGGGCGGGGTTGTCCCGATCGTCGCACGGTCCTGGAGATTGTCATGCAGTTGCTGAACGGGCTGGAAGCCGTGCATGCCGCCGGGTTTCTGCATCTGGACATGAAGCCGTCGAATATCGTCATCCGACCGGACGGCAGTTCGGTCCTCCTGGATTTCGGCGCGGCGCGGCGCCTCACGACCGACGGGGGCCGGCTGATCACGACGATTCTGACCCCTGGCTATGCGCCGTACGAACAGTACCACGATGAGGGCCGGCTGGGCCCCTGGAACGACCTCTATTCCCTCGGCGCGGTCATGTACTACATGGTCACCGGCCGGAAGCCGGTCGACGCGCCGGCGCGCATCACGACCGACCCGCTGCTGCCGGCCACGGCAGCAGCCAATCTCAAGGAGTACGGGGCGGGGTTGCTCACGGCGATCGATTGGGCGCTCGACCCGGACGATCAGCGGCGCCCCCAACACGTGGCCGAATTCCGCAACGCCCTGCTTGACGACGATCCCAGCCTGACGGGCGGCTTCGCCGCGCCGGCCCGCGCCCCCTTCGACCAGGCCCCGCCGGGGACCCTGGAGGCGCCGTTGGCCCGGCACGTGGGCCAGCAGGCCAAGGGGGTGATGTCCGGTGCGGCGCGTACCGCGCCACACCTCGGTGAGCGGTGCCGAACGCCGGAGCGAACGGCGCCGGAGAGGGAATCGCAACGGACCTTCCGACTGACCACGCTGCGTCTGCGGATGAAGGCGGCGGGGGAGAAGCCCGGCAGCCGTCCGGCGGTCTGGCCGCCGCCCTACCAAGTCGAACCGTCGTCCGGCAAAGGGCCCCTGAAGGACCGGGCTTAG
- a CDS encoding type II toxin-antitoxin system RelE/ParE family toxin — translation MAEVRWSLTAGHDLQQIEDFIARDSVLHAVNFIDRLIKSTEKLQQSPQVGRVVPEFERPDIREVLFKGYRLVYLLKDEAIIVLRVVHGARNLAALAEREPWVIEE, via the coding sequence ATGGCGGAAGTCCGCTGGTCGCTGACCGCCGGTCACGACCTCCAACAGATCGAAGATTTCATCGCCCGCGATTCCGTTCTCCATGCCGTCAATTTCATTGATCGGCTGATCAAATCCACAGAAAAATTGCAACAATCCCCGCAGGTCGGACGGGTCGTACCGGAGTTCGAGCGTCCGGATATCCGTGAAGTGCTTTTCAAGGGATACCGGCTCGTCTATCTGCTCAAGGATGAAGCCATAATAGTGCTCCGTGTGGTGCATGGCGCACGAAACCTCGCTGCGCTGGCTGAGCGTGAGCCGTGGGTGATTGAGGAATGA
- a CDS encoding TetR/AcrR family transcriptional regulator, producing MARPKEFDPDQALDRATEVFWRRGYEATSIEDLTTAMGINRGSLYDTFGGKQKLFLACMDRYCHGTVASRLSMLNHPGSALETIRTFIQMMLELGLSYPERKGCLIANTVMELGPREQEIGNRTAKAMGDLEETFFKTLTRAKAQGELRSGKDPRSLARFLTTMMQGVIVMLKAGTPADALRDTVRTGLSVLD from the coding sequence ATGGCCAGACCAAAAGAATTTGACCCCGATCAAGCCCTCGATAGAGCGACGGAAGTATTCTGGCGTCGGGGCTATGAGGCGACCTCGATCGAGGACCTCACGACGGCCATGGGCATCAACCGCGGGAGCCTCTACGATACGTTCGGCGGGAAGCAGAAACTGTTTCTGGCCTGCATGGATCGCTACTGTCACGGGACGGTTGCCAGCCGGCTCTCCATGCTCAACCACCCGGGCTCCGCTCTGGAGACGATTCGCACCTTCATTCAGATGATGCTGGAACTCGGCCTGTCCTATCCCGAAAGGAAAGGCTGCTTGATCGCCAACACCGTGATGGAGTTGGGGCCGCGCGAGCAGGAGATCGGCAACCGGACCGCCAAAGCCATGGGCGACCTCGAAGAGACGTTTTTCAAGACGTTGACGCGTGCCAAGGCACAGGGCGAGCTGCGGAGCGGCAAAGACCCGCGGTCGCTGGCCCGGTTCCTGACCACCATGATGCAAGGCGTGATCGTCATGTTGAAAGCCGGCACCCCGGCCGACGCGTTGCGCGACACGGTGCGAACCGGGCTGTCGGTGTTGGACTGA
- a CDS encoding DUF692 domain-containing protein has product MSFPLQAPIPAQAGIGLRSHHYREILEEPPPVAWMETHPENYFGDGGAPLRMLERIRTEYPLSFHGVGLSLGSTDPIDRAHLRKLKTLIDRFEPAFVSEHLAWSSVGGRFFNELLPVPYTPESLEHICSRVEDVQDVLQRPLLIENITRYLTWRDSTVPEGEFMAEMARATGCGILLDLNNAYVNAINFHLDLHDFLNAIPAQAVSEIHLAGFDRFGRRLVDTHGRVVHQNVWDLYQWTIDRIGPRPTLIEWDTNLPPLTVLVAQAKQAEALLGGCHAAAS; this is encoded by the coding sequence ATGTCTTTTCCATTGCAGGCCCCGATCCCGGCGCAAGCCGGGATCGGGCTGCGGTCGCATCATTATCGCGAAATCCTGGAAGAGCCGCCCCCGGTCGCCTGGATGGAAACCCATCCGGAGAACTATTTCGGGGACGGGGGCGCCCCTCTTCGGATGCTTGAGCGAATCAGGACCGAGTACCCGCTGAGCTTTCACGGGGTCGGGCTGTCATTAGGCTCCACCGATCCGATCGACCGGGCCCATCTCCGCAAACTCAAAACATTGATCGACCGCTTCGAGCCGGCCTTCGTGTCGGAGCATCTTGCCTGGAGTTCCGTGGGTGGCCGGTTCTTCAACGAGCTCTTGCCGGTCCCCTATACGCCCGAAAGCCTGGAGCACATCTGCTCGCGCGTCGAGGACGTCCAGGACGTACTGCAAAGGCCCCTGCTGATCGAGAATATCACCCGGTATCTGACGTGGCGGGATTCCACGGTGCCGGAGGGGGAGTTCATGGCCGAGATGGCCCGGGCGACCGGCTGCGGGATTTTGCTCGATCTGAACAACGCCTATGTCAACGCGATCAACTTTCATCTGGACCTCCATGATTTTCTGAACGCGATTCCGGCCCAGGCCGTCTCGGAAATCCATCTGGCCGGCTTCGACCGCTTCGGGAGACGGCTGGTCGATACCCATGGCCGCGTGGTGCACCAGAACGTGTGGGATCTGTACCAGTGGACGATCGACCGCATCGGCCCGCGCCCGACGCTCATCGAATGGGATACCAATCTTCCGCCGCTGACGGTTCTGGTGGCGCAGGCCAAACAGGCGGAGGCCCTGCTCGGAGGCTGCCATGCCGCGGCTTCGTGA
- a CDS encoding putative toxin-antitoxin system toxin component, PIN family: MGERTPRTPPVIRAVLDTNVVISALLFSGPPSQLVSAWQSGRLRPVVSGPIFDEYLRVLAYPKFELTPAEIRGLVEEELLPFIETVTALPAAVPKLRDQDDAKFIACATTAGVRWLVSGDDDLLSLRRIKSVEIVSVNAFLQHLKRKP; encoded by the coding sequence CTGGGCGAGAGGACGCCGAGGACGCCGCCGGTGATCCGAGCCGTCCTCGACACGAACGTCGTCATCTCCGCGCTGCTCTTCTCCGGCCCCCCGTCGCAACTCGTCTCAGCCTGGCAATCCGGCCGACTCCGGCCGGTCGTCTCCGGTCCGATCTTCGACGAATACCTTCGCGTGCTGGCCTACCCGAAGTTCGAGCTGACACCAGCCGAGATCCGAGGCTTGGTCGAAGAAGAGCTCCTGCCCTTCATCGAAACCGTCACCGCGCTCCCCGCCGCCGTTCCCAAGCTGCGGGACCAGGACGATGCCAAGTTCATCGCCTGCGCAACGACCGCCGGGGTGCGCTGGCTCGTCAGCGGGGACGACGATCTCCTGAGCCTGCGCCGCATCAAATCGGTCGAGATCGTCTCCGTCAACGCATTCCTCCAGCATCTCAAGCGCAAACCGTAG
- a CDS encoding type II toxin-antitoxin system Phd/YefM family antitoxin: MAISSKDIVPLSKARATLTELCDEVTSEGHEKIITKNGESCVALIDAKRLDHYHRLEREHIHLTLLEEALQSLDDLKAGKTLTLAQLKSRHGR; this comes from the coding sequence ATGGCCATTTCATCCAAAGACATCGTGCCCCTCTCCAAAGCCCGCGCCACCCTCACCGAACTGTGCGATGAGGTGACGTCCGAAGGCCATGAGAAAATCATCACCAAGAACGGCGAGAGTTGCGTGGCGCTGATCGACGCCAAGAGGCTTGACCACTACCACCGCTTGGAACGGGAGCATATTCACCTGACGCTCCTGGAAGAGGCCCTGCAGAGCCTCGACGATCTGAAAGCCGGCAAGACCTTGACGCTGGCTCAATTGAAATCCCGACATGGCCGGTAA
- a CDS encoding DUF488 domain-containing protein, with product MPNEGDETLWTIGHSTRSIEEFVALLETHGIRLLIDVRTTPYSRHNPQFNSESLAAGLKAAGIAYRHLPELGGRRKPTPDSRNHGWRNASFRGYADYMQTDEFWRALNELLAYGKQERTAIMCAEAVPWRCHRSLISDALVSRGRTVRHILSSAPANQHSLTSFARVDNGLIRYPKVSATEPTLRLF from the coding sequence ATGCCCAATGAGGGCGACGAGACCCTCTGGACCATCGGCCATTCGACCAGGTCCATCGAGGAGTTTGTGGCGCTCCTGGAAACGCATGGCATCCGGCTGCTGATCGACGTGCGCACGACTCCCTATTCCCGCCATAATCCCCAGTTCAACAGCGAGTCCCTGGCCGCCGGGCTCAAGGCCGCGGGAATCGCATACCGCCACCTGCCGGAGCTGGGCGGGCGGAGGAAGCCGACGCCGGACTCGCGCAACCACGGCTGGCGGAATGCCAGCTTCCGCGGCTATGCCGACTACATGCAGACGGATGAATTCTGGAGAGCGCTAAACGAGCTGCTTGCTTATGGCAAGCAGGAACGGACTGCCATCATGTGCGCCGAGGCCGTGCCCTGGCGGTGCCACCGGTCTCTCATCTCCGATGCGCTGGTGAGCCGGGGCCGGACGGTCCGGCACATTCTTTCGTCCGCGCCGGCGAATCAACACAGCCTGACCTCCTTCGCCAGAGTAGACAACGGCTTGATCCGTTATCCCAAGGTCTCCGCCACGGAACCCACGCTCCGCTTGTTTTAG
- a CDS encoding TfoX family protein, which yields MPGGPPGRPRELRPSGGEACARVPIDSCPNPRDAVTFLPGPALHAIEPTAQRRDCLPDHHSSYALCKKHGQPAARSGDVGDLIATGGLESYPSWILASACAMNVHFDKIRPSRTAHEAMKHDSFKDFVLDQLDGLTAVTCRSMFGGYGLYRDEVFFGIIHKGRLYFKTDEAARQAYRDRGMTPFRPNAKQQLTSYYEVPVDILEDQEQLTAWAEQAMRSQGSGRGPRP from the coding sequence ATGCCTGGGGGTCCGCCTGGGCGCCCACGGGAGCTTCGTCCGTCGGGAGGCGAAGCGTGCGCGAGGGTTCCGATTGATTCATGCCCCAACCCCCGGGATGCCGTTACTTTCCTTCCAGGCCCAGCCTTGCATGCAATCGAACCTACTGCCCAACGTCGAGATTGCCTCCCAGATCATCATTCGTCTTATGCACTATGCAAGAAGCATGGTCAACCGGCGGCAAGGTCTGGAGATGTAGGGGACTTAATAGCCACGGGCGGTCTCGAGAGTTACCCCTCATGGATTCTCGCATCGGCTTGCGCAATGAACGTCCACTTTGACAAAATTCGTCCCTCACGGACGGCCCATGAAGCCATGAAGCATGACTCGTTCAAAGACTTCGTGCTGGATCAGCTGGACGGGCTCACCGCTGTGACCTGCCGTTCCATGTTCGGCGGCTACGGGCTCTACCGGGACGAGGTGTTCTTCGGGATCATCCACAAGGGCCGGCTCTACTTCAAAACGGACGAGGCGGCCCGGCAGGCCTACCGCGATCGGGGCATGACACCCTTCCGGCCCAATGCCAAGCAGCAACTCACGAGCTACTATGAAGTGCCGGTTGACATCCTCGAGGATCAGGAGCAGCTTACCGCTTGGGCCGAGCAGGCGATGCGGAGCCAGGGATCGGGACGCGGGCCACGCCCATGA
- a CDS encoding glycosyl hydrolase, whose amino-acid sequence MARSVTPAQRQRAAGAVGLLIGTRKGAFFLRGDRSRRTWKLSHPLFLGQIVHHLVLDPRDRRTMLMAARTGHLGPTIFRSTDTGRTWTEAKTPPAFPKVPEGQNGRVVDHVFWLTPGHASEPGAWYAGTSPQGLFRSEDGGATWAPFSYINDDPQYRAWMGSVQDGTPDGPKLHSILVDPRDPAHLYFAMSGGGVHESVDGGNAWTTLVQGLDVVEGFDPVNVAFHDPHCVRLCPSHPDRLYQQNHCGIYRLDRPSNQWVRIGKNMPARIGDVGFPMVLHPRDPDTAWVFPMDGTGVWPRVSPGGKPAVYKTRNAGKTWARLSRGFPKAQAWWTVKRQAMTADAHEPVGLYFGTTSGEVWASRNGGSSWTCLARHLPEIYSVEAAEL is encoded by the coding sequence ATGGCACGATCGGTGACACCCGCACAGCGGCAGCGCGCCGCCGGTGCGGTCGGACTTCTCATCGGCACCCGCAAGGGCGCCTTCTTTCTGCGCGGCGACCGTTCCCGTCGAACCTGGAAACTGTCGCACCCGCTGTTCCTCGGCCAGATCGTGCATCACCTCGTGCTCGATCCGCGCGACCGGCGGACGATGCTGATGGCCGCGCGTACGGGCCACCTGGGACCGACGATCTTTCGCTCGACCGATACGGGCAGAACCTGGACGGAAGCGAAAACCCCGCCGGCCTTTCCGAAAGTGCCGGAAGGGCAGAACGGCCGGGTGGTGGATCACGTGTTCTGGCTCACGCCGGGGCACGCGAGCGAGCCGGGCGCCTGGTATGCGGGGACCTCGCCGCAGGGCCTCTTCCGCTCCGAGGACGGAGGCGCCACGTGGGCGCCCTTCTCCTACATCAACGACGATCCTCAGTACCGGGCCTGGATGGGCAGCGTGCAGGACGGCACGCCGGACGGGCCCAAACTGCACTCGATCCTCGTCGACCCGCGCGATCCCGCCCACCTCTACTTCGCCATGTCCGGCGGCGGAGTGCACGAATCGGTGGACGGCGGCAACGCCTGGACGACCCTCGTGCAAGGCCTCGACGTGGTCGAGGGGTTCGACCCGGTCAATGTCGCCTTCCACGACCCCCATTGCGTCCGGCTCTGTCCGAGCCATCCGGACCGGTTGTACCAGCAGAATCACTGCGGCATCTACCGGCTCGACCGGCCGTCGAACCAGTGGGTGCGCATCGGAAAGAACATGCCGGCACGCATCGGCGATGTCGGGTTTCCCATGGTGCTGCATCCGCGCGATCCGGATACCGCCTGGGTATTCCCGATGGACGGCACAGGCGTGTGGCCGCGCGTGAGCCCGGGCGGCAAACCCGCGGTTTACAAAACGCGCAATGCCGGAAAGACCTGGGCGCGGCTGAGCCGGGGCTTTCCGAAGGCGCAGGCCTGGTGGACCGTGAAGCGCCAGGCCATGACGGCCGACGCGCACGAACCGGTCGGCCTCTACTTCGGCACGACCAGCGGCGAGGTCTGGGCGAGCCGCAACGGCGGATCGAGCTGGACTTGCCTGGCCCGGCATCTGCCGGAAATCTACTCCGTGGAAGCGGCGGAGCTCTGA
- a CDS encoding AbrB/MazE/SpoVT family DNA-binding domain-containing protein: protein MLAKKTSKNQVTLPKKALLEIPETDYFDVTTEGGVLILRPVTVTEPGSRLATVRKKMKALGIETKDVERAIVWARGRRGRRR, encoded by the coding sequence ATGCTGGCGAAAAAGACGTCGAAGAATCAAGTCACGTTGCCCAAAAAGGCGCTGCTGGAGATTCCCGAGACCGACTACTTCGATGTGACGACCGAGGGCGGGGTGCTCATTCTCAGGCCGGTCACCGTGACGGAGCCCGGCTCTCGGCTGGCCACCGTGCGGAAGAAAATGAAAGCGCTCGGCATCGAGACGAAAGACGTGGAGCGCGCCATCGTCTGGGCGAGAGGACGCCGAGGACGCCGCCGGTGA
- a CDS encoding MoaD/ThiS family protein: MTVHIPSALRSYTGQKSQVEAEGRTLAEVLAALERCHPGLRFRIVTEQDQIRPHIRIFVNETQVHALETELEPDDQIHIVCALSGG; this comes from the coding sequence GTGACCGTTCACATCCCCAGCGCGCTGCGTTCCTATACGGGGCAGAAGAGCCAGGTGGAGGCCGAAGGCCGGACCCTGGCCGAGGTCCTGGCGGCGCTGGAGCGGTGCCATCCAGGCCTGCGCTTCCGCATCGTCACCGAACAGGACCAGATCAGACCGCACATCCGGATCTTCGTGAACGAGACGCAGGTCCATGCACTGGAGACGGAACTCGAGCCCGACGATCAGATCCATATCGTCTGCGCGTTGAGCGGCGGATAA
- a CDS encoding DUF1579 domain-containing protein yields MRVIQLAITTLCLMLTVSPVLAKGKKAEKPIDQQAMMELWKKLAMPGEPHKLFAGLAGSWATSTKEWMEPGKPPTESAGTAEMKMLLEGRFLYQEYHGQMMGQPFSGIGIDAYDNMTKKYVTAWIDTMGTGIFMMEGTASADGKTITLKGSHPEPGGGRMSHRAVWAILDNNTQRFDMYGAHHGGKESKMLEITYVRK; encoded by the coding sequence ATGCGTGTCATACAGCTCGCCATTACCACATTGTGCCTCATGCTGACCGTGTCGCCGGTCTTGGCCAAGGGCAAGAAGGCGGAGAAGCCGATAGACCAACAGGCGATGATGGAACTGTGGAAGAAACTGGCCATGCCCGGCGAGCCGCACAAGCTGTTCGCCGGCCTGGCCGGCAGTTGGGCAACGAGCACCAAAGAGTGGATGGAACCAGGCAAGCCCCCGACGGAATCGGCCGGCACGGCGGAGATGAAGATGCTGCTGGAGGGACGCTTTCTCTACCAGGAATACCACGGCCAGATGATGGGACAACCCTTCTCGGGCATCGGCATCGACGCCTACGACAACATGACCAAGAAATATGTCACGGCCTGGATCGATACGATGGGCACGGGGATTTTCATGATGGAAGGCACGGCCAGCGCCGACGGCAAGACCATCACGCTGAAGGGCTCGCACCCTGAACCGGGTGGCGGCCGGATGTCGCATCGCGCGGTCTGGGCCATCCTCGACAACAATACCCAGAGGTTCGACATGTACGGAGCGCACCACGGCGGCAAGGAATCGAAAATGCTGGAGATCACCTATGTACGGAAGTGA
- a CDS encoding DoxX family protein, with the protein MTREASFLRCVVPSAVSAYRWLVWGVESLLPVFDLTVRLYLAHIFWTGGMVKISSWMSTVMLFTFVYDVPLLPPELAAYAATAVELGGSFLLAIGLAGRWAALSLFGLNIVASISYGQLSEAALQEAFYWGLFFLYFVLHGPGPLSADALLRHLIQRRKLTGSAEVNVL; encoded by the coding sequence ATGACGCGTGAGGCCAGTTTTCTTAGGTGCGTGGTGCCTTCCGCAGTCTCCGCCTATCGGTGGCTTGTCTGGGGGGTGGAGTCGCTGCTGCCGGTGTTCGACCTGACCGTGCGTCTGTATCTTGCCCACATCTTCTGGACAGGCGGCATGGTCAAAATCTCCAGTTGGATGTCGACGGTGATGCTCTTTACCTTCGTCTACGACGTGCCGCTCCTGCCCCCCGAACTCGCCGCCTATGCGGCCACCGCCGTCGAGTTGGGCGGATCGTTCCTGCTGGCGATCGGCCTGGCCGGACGGTGGGCGGCCCTGTCGCTCTTCGGGCTCAATATCGTCGCGTCGATCTCATACGGACAGTTGTCCGAGGCCGCCTTACAGGAGGCGTTCTATTGGGGGCTGTTCTTCCTCTACTTCGTCCTGCACGGGCCGGGGCCGCTCTCCGCCGACGCCCTGTTGCGGCATCTGATTCAGCGACGGAAGTTGACAGGCAGTGCCGAGGTCAATGTCCTCTGA
- a CDS encoding type II toxin-antitoxin system RelE/ParE family toxin, which translates to MAGKRPIFTENFSTNLTVAQTFLGPEGTAAFERLLDRLFDDIVPTLCRFPLSGRAFLAHPVRSAEAKALVKQLRHRFQPGEALREFVVDDHLVLYLVRGRSLAFLSIKHHRQLSFDFRRFWQES; encoded by the coding sequence ATGGCCGGTAAACGGCCGATCTTCACCGAAAACTTCTCCACCAACCTCACCGTCGCGCAGACGTTTCTTGGCCCGGAGGGGACTGCTGCCTTCGAGCGACTCTTGGATCGCCTGTTCGACGACATTGTCCCGACCCTGTGCCGGTTCCCCTTGTCCGGCCGGGCCTTCCTCGCCCACCCGGTGCGATCCGCCGAAGCCAAAGCCCTTGTGAAGCAATTACGCCATCGCTTCCAGCCTGGCGAGGCGCTTCGCGAGTTTGTCGTAGACGACCACCTCGTCCTCTACCTCGTCCGAGGCAGGAGCCTCGCGTTCCTCTCCATCAAGCACCACCGCCAACTGTCCTTCGACTTTCGCCGGTTCTGGCAGGAATCCTAG